In Rhipicephalus sanguineus isolate Rsan-2018 unplaced genomic scaffold, BIME_Rsan_1.4 Seq573, whole genome shotgun sequence, the genomic stretch TACTAAATAACTATGAAATGTACTCGTAACTCTGTCCGCGACGTTCAAAGAAAGCGctaagggcccgtatttgcactctaaatgaatatttctgaacctgttgcatgtgtaggcatatgaattcgagtgaaaataatggtgtttttttattatttttgctgATGATATATAAACTCAACTTCTAAAAATTCGGAATAGATGCAGCGCATGATCTCTGTAGACACTGTTTGTCGTGTGAATTGTTAGAAggtaggtctgctgtgtatatctataaattgatatgactgttctgagacatgcatgaaacatgttacctcttattttgcagcaacgctgtttcattcgtcacgggtgaatggcacagattcatcagctgcgcagcccgaaacttcaccagtatattggttgagaaaatacagcactgcatgaaagccgagcggaggaaatctttgcactgaatgtgcaCCCACGCAAAAGGAACCTCGGCGAAGACCCCAAACCCGCACTGACCCCGGAGAAGGTCAACGTTGTTGGAggttggtctgctgtgtatataccTTGTGGTGAATTATTATTACTAATACTTTTAATCTGTTTAACAAGGCATGAACTCTTTATTTTTCAGCGACCCTTGCCCATTGGGCCCGCTCAACAAAAAATGAAGAGCTGGCGGCAGCAACCAACTTGACCAATGTGCTGTCTGAAAAAATCCAGGATAGTGTGAAGGCTGAGCGCCGAAGAGAAAGGGAGGTTGTGCGCAGTCCGGcattatgaacattttttttccgcAAGCTTATTTTGAACTGTAATTTATTGgtttaaataaatatatattaaaACCTTAAATGCTTCTTTCGAATGTCTTAGGTGTTATCACAATAATCCACAAGTTCAAGTGTACTTGAGCTGACTGGAGTATGATTACATCGGTGGAGACAGGTCCCAGATGGCAtctggaaccagtaggcaactggaaccagaaggcaactggaaccagtaggcaaccggaaccagtaggcaactggaaccagtaggcaactgggaccatttggcaactgggaccagttaggtactggaaatgtgttccttaaaccatttgaactggaaccagttgaaaccagttggattcccagttacacattttcactagGGGAAGACGACGACCAAGATGAGGACGATGAAAGCGCGTgccggtccatgatgatgatcatttctgttcacgcaTCATAGACCAAtggcaagcttaaacagctccactgttaaaaaatgagtaaaataatttttaaaaaacCACCAAAAGCCAGAACCAATCGCAGTAACGAGGTGCTAGCAGCAGATGGCGGAGGCTTATGTAAAAAGCTCCAAACCAATAACTGGTGTTATATCTTTCGGTTCACATTCAGTTTGGGTTCAGGCAAGTTTCGAAGTTATTGCTTTAGATTCAGGATCAGCTGTAGTCAAAATTCAAGTTCGGGTGCAATTCACAGGCTGGACTTTGTTTGATACCTGGTGTGGATGCATTTTTCTACTCAGAGCTGCTCACTTATTAGAGACTTGGCttataccaggcccgtagccaggggggcggagggggggggggggaaatgctaggggcccgcccTCCCACCCCGACATtctggtgaagtaggtgtttttagcaaaactaaataattaaaataggtATTTtcttcaaatagtcaaggttttcagcaagtgcccccccgccgaaaaaaattcctgtctACGGGCCTGGCTTCTACTACTTTCTAACGCTACCGTGTTGCCAGAATACCAGATTGCGTTTACCATGTTACCGGGATGCTTGTTTTAGAAAAGTTTCAGCTTGCCatgcgtaaacgtttacgtacgtacgttaACGTATACCTTTATGTTTACGCAAACCACTATATGGTGATGGTAACTACATTTTaactatatttaatttagataatattgaattactgCTGTGGCAAAATCATGAGGTTTTTAGCACATGCAGTATCCCAGTGTACGCAAAAGGGTGTAGGAATTCCGGGTCACCGGatgatggtatcgacatcttgtgacacttcgtgcaaccacagtcatggacacgtttgttttcgccgagtgtttttgagggaaaaaagGATTAGAAAGAGATTCGTAATtacgccgctgcaaggcatttacagtGAAAGTAgaatgcacgatgtttctgcaataacaattttgtgcttgcctggttcatttTGGCcccactagatggcgccacctatccagcctgtcaggggctttaggcactttaggcctctcacgtttacggattcGGTATCCTAGGTCGCTCTTGCTttggtaatccggctgaaacaaggtgattgCAAGTGACGCTCGCACTttggcttattttgactcggcggctggggACTCTGCAAAGCGGATATCACGAGTAGCCatgaacgaaggtggatttgcgagatagggccgtaaacgtaaagcctatccggcaaGTAGTTTAAGTTTCGTAAAGGCCCACGCATGCGCAGATTTCTTCCGGTATCCCGTAACATAAAGAAGTATGCATATAAGCTAAAAACCCCTATTAGCACACGTTTCTTGCACTAGAATTATTAATCTGTACTACGTGCAGCCCAAACTAATACATCCTGCACAAAGTTTACAACAGTGCAATAATACAAAAGTAGGTTCCCTTTTCTTACATTACCTCTAGTTACACATTTCAATTCATTGATTTTACTCCACTGTATTGTTAAGTGCAACCAAAAACCACCTTTCACAAACATGGTGAGACATTTAGAAGAGCAGAGTCCACCACTTAACATTGTATTGACTTACAATGCCAAACAAACAAAATTTACCGGAAATGTAACATTGCACatgcattttaacagcgaagttgtttaaccCGGACGTAAAATGTCGACCCTGCAgcaaaactatcataatcatgaacgggtatgtgccagagaatttgggcaaatcccactacccacCGCTACttcgtggcctgtaataaccctgatgggtgatagaacgagcgcagagagagagagaaagagagaaacagagagacggaaagaaagatataaagaaaaagaaaaaaattcttcacgacgcaggatttgaacccgcgtaccctcaatccgaaggcgaacgtcctaaccactcggctatccaggcacgctagcaaatcATAGcgtagctttgtatagtatagtgtagcaagggggtgggaaagagaattgAGCGCGAGAAGGAGAGATGCGATGGTAAGGAGGATGggggtaaagcgtagcacagaaagaatgagaaagagagaaatagagagacagagaaaacaaCGAAAATAGAAagtagagaaaaaagatagaaagataaagagaaaaataataGATGAAGGCAAGGgccattcttttcctttttttttttcgattcttaGCCACCAACTTCATCCAAATCCTACACTGCATCGTCAACATTACATTGATAAATCGTCCCCTTGCAACTTATCGGCTATTAAAGGGGTACTcacatgaaaattttcagttttcttGCTTCAAataaaaggccaagccctcaagagcctggaAAACATACTGGTGAGCCCCGAAAAATTGCCCACATGTTACGTTTCGCTTTCTattgtaccctgatgtcacaatGTGGGAGGAGATTCTTGTCACGTGCTCTCACAAGATATCGCGATGTTTCCATGACTGCTCCGCtacgtggctccattggtgatgTACAAGCAGCCGTTTTGTATGTTTCGGTATCTGACGCAGGTTGGCGAACTTACTCACGAATCGACTCACTCGAACTCTGATTGGGCCGCAAGTCCGAGCGAGTCCAGGCTAGTAATATTTTGGcaaatttgagtctgagtgagtccggttgaggaaaatgttggcgagtctgagtccgagtgagccctaagacccaaaatatatttcttgagcgagtttACCACAGGAAATTCAGAGAAGCCGCAGACTGAGAGTCCTCGCATTAATCTCTGTAGACAGCAGCGTTTGCTACAACTCGTAGACAATGAATGAGCTCCActtcttttgccgacctatgacccgACGCCATCACAACTGGTgcttgaagtcaccagaattgatattGCAGCCACATGTcatgccagggctgggcaaagaaactctgaaattgtatcgcgatacgatacaagatactcgggcaagaagtatttgagataccaGATACTTCCGAAATTATTGTATCGTATACGATACTTCCCcactgtatcttaagatacctcAATGCATTTGCCAATTTGTTATTACAGATCAGCAAACGCTTATGTACAAAAAAGGTTAACTAAAAAATTTCTTAGCTGCGACCGAAGTTGTTTAATTTTAACGAAATATTTGTTTGTATCCCAAgatgtctgtctttcttgctcattgtatattagtttcattccgaaacaacttattgggatttgttagctgtttaacatgacagctctttatacgctgcgctgtcagtaGTTTTTGCTCGACACTTTGCAATTGATAGGTctcgctgctctacttgccgaccagctagcaggttgccatctacGTACAAAAACATCAATAAAAAGCCTCCGCACGATTGCGCAAATATCGCTGTGGAGTCTTAtattgtccgcaagcgtattaccATTTTCACAATACTGGACCACCCGACAAATGTAGAGCAGCAACAATGCTGATAGCCATATTTTTTGTGATGCATAGTGTGTACATTGAGGagataaaactgcaatgattttttatattctacttatatgCTGACGTATTTTGTACGTTAGCAACAAGCAGTAATGAGGTAGTAGTAAAAACACACAACAAAAAAATATAGGCACACGCACTCTTTTGTCACTTTTCACCGGTTCAGAAAggagaattttaaaaaattgtcaCAGggaaaatgacaaagaaaaaatattgTCACTTTTCACCGGTTCagaaaagagaataaaaaaatgtcacagggtcaatgacagaaaaaaaaattgtgcaaaaGGGGAACGAAGTAAGGCCCACCAGTCAACGTTCAAAGTAAGGCACAACGCTCCGCAAACACTTCTTCGACGAAAATGTCGCCTTCAGGGGCAGTGTCGACGAGATTCACGACAAGGTGCTCGGCATCATGAACACCTGTCGTGGTGTCTGGCCTCTTGCCCACAACGCGTGCCACAAAGATCTTGCCATTTACTATCTCACGGAAGGTGATGCACTCCTTTGGAGTCCACTCTTTATGCAAAGGCTCCACACCTGAGAGggtaagagaaaagaaagaattcAGAATTGAGATGTTGGGCATTTTATAAGGCTTTAGCGGAAGAGCTTGATGCAGTTAAATTAATGAAAAAGAGCATGTATCCTCCCAGGTCTCCTTCCTTTATTTGCACTGCTCATGGACATAGGCCTCAAGCACGCAATAACGACGTGACAGAGCTATCTTCAGTATGCAAAATAACTTTCCCTTGACATCCATTTTCATAATGAAAGTGGCACATCAACAATTGCACTTCATTGAGAACAGATACGATGCACACAGGTCACAGCTGCACATCAAATTATGGTGAGCTAGAACGAAATGAAACTACGCGAACTCGGACAAATGTGCTCTGTCGTCATTTTGTGATGGCAATGACACTGTCCCCCGTATTCTAAAACCTCCCTTCACTTGGCCCTCCTCCTTGACTCAAGAATGTCGATGGCAGATTTAACGTAAAAACTagaatataggtcgaatttttttttttataataaacaGCCATAAAAAGTCAACCCCTGTCTTATATACCgatcattggcagaaaaacttcgGAAGTCCTgccactatgggcaactgaagtcaaccgCCTCCATCGCTATCAAGGGCGTCGCTTTTACTGCCAGCCTTGTGCCGTGGACAGCCTCATTTTGCGCTTCTCTTGCGATTCTATTTGTGCtctgagcataggtcggcaaactcgctcatgagtcggctcactcagactctctcatactcagattgggccgtgagtctgagtgagtccgggtgagtaatattttggtgagtttgagtccgagtgagtctggttgaagaaaattttaatgAGTCTGCGTCCgaatgagtccagttgaggaaaatattggtgagtctgagtccgaatgagcactaagcacaaaatatatttcttaagtgaggccgagtgagctccaccctttgttgccgacttacgatcctatctactcatcttcagcattacaaccagccttatatcggcttatgtttatactcaagtctattcatacatctcagcacactagcattcattctcagcacactagcattcattctccacttcaatatttattgatcagaggcgtgagttaggaggaggggtgccatgaccttcccccgcaaactcttccatggaaagttcttgataaaaatatttcatgcGAGTCacgcatttcataaaaatgtccctaCTGGAATGATGTATGATaatgatatatgatatatgatggtaacacgtatttgaaggtacaagatcaaaaggcatatcgtagagcaccgaatATGAGAGATATTGGCGATAAAGAGGatttacaccatgatcgaaaaagctaattttacgccaacagactcatgagtcgactcactcaggttcattCAGACTcaagtgaagccgtgagtctgagtgagtcaggctgattaatatattggtgagtctgagtgagtccggttgaggaaaattttgctgagtccgagtccgagtgagccctcagagcaaaatatatttcttgagtgagtctgactgagctccaatttttttgccaacctatggctcTGAGCCACTTTTTTTCCTGTTCTTAACCTGTGGCCAATGACAGTTAAccgtagcgttcaagaaaacagtgatcgagttcgcgaaggcacgaagaagtctggtctgaagtgtgtggAAGATGAGTTGGGATGCTAGCACACAACGCGAGCGGGAGCCGCGAGTcgcaaacaataactgaaactgTATCTTTGCACCGGTGTTCTCGCTGCTCCAATCTTGCTGGATACTCTTTCTTTATTGCTTCCTGCGATGCCGGCAGCTCTGGTAACAGCAGCACTTATGGCTATGATCAGCGAGCAGATCGAGTGGCCACAGAAGCATTCGCTACAGGCGGACACTGAAGGATCACATCACGACTTGCAGCAATCAGACTGTTTCCGGTGCCAGACCGCAGCGTATCTAGAGCTGGAGACGAAGTTTGCAGAGTTTATCTGGGAGCTGTGCTCGCATGATGGTTGGTACCGGTAACCTCAGAGTGCATCCAAATTAAAGCTGTCAAGACGGTTGTGAAGTTTTACAAAGATTATACTTGAGCCCATCTTTTGGCCCTTTGCCATGTGGAACTTGCGTGTAAACACACatgtaaataaatggcatttttACTGCGCACTATTTGGAATTGTGCTGGTTTCACGGTAAAGGTGCTGTCTGATATTTTGGCTGTTCtatgcacttttctttttttttttacgattttCAACAGTCCGAAGTCAGGGGGTCGACCtctattccggtttttacggtatctTTCGGCATGAACGTTCACTGCTTGTGAGCGATAGCGGGCATCATTTCTCGAGAACCGTtgcgtcattttcagtcgagcagcggcactgtgctcagctcggtcaagtgaagggtgaacTTCCGAGTCGAAGCTTGTTTGAGAGAATACGGGGGTGTATCTTGACCCCTCTGATGGGAGGTTGTTGCCAACAAGGTTTTGGTTTTATTTTCATACTTGATTCCAACCCGCAGGCAATTTTCTCACTTACTTTGGAAGGATGCGCGTTAGattcaatttttttcaaaggtaGAATAAAGATTCACTCAGACCTCTTCTAATTATATGCTTGGCTGTCATTCtttaaaataatttaatctaccttctCTGGAGCATTGCAGGTTCATGCCACGAGCTCAACCTGGCAATCTGTACCCATTTTTTGGGCAAGACTGAGCCTCATTACCTATGTTCTTAATGATTATACAATGCAACAATTTTGCATGGTCCCTGCAAAGTCCTATAATCAGGATTCCACTGTATATACTTTGCATTAGGTTACTTTACTAAGTCAGTTATGCAGGATAAAAATAACACACACAAACCGTACCACAAGCAAAAAACGCTGCATGTTAGTCGCGCCTTGTGAAATTATTTTACTATGTGCACAACCGCATTAGACATCAACTGCAGCAACCAATGGTCCCAACAGAGTAACCAATGGGTAGTCCAATACAGGACTATGTGCACATGCCTACACCATTGTGCAAAAAGAAGTTCTTCAAACCTAGAAAATCTCCAGCAGGTTGGGGATGACACAACGTTCACTGACTGTTGTTTTTTATTACGCCTGAAAATGAGAAGGCATCCCCAACT encodes the following:
- the LOC119377824 gene encoding tudor domain-containing protein 7-like, encoding MASVYFVDYGLYGMMVPSELQPLWQRFRRLPVQAIHASLAGVEPLHKEWTPKECITFREIVNGKIFVARVVGKRPDTTTGVHDAEHLVVNLVDTAPEGDIFVEEVFAERCALL